The sequence GCGGTTGGCCGAATATAATTCCGCCCTGCCCACGGGAGGATATTTCTGTAATAGGCTTTACATGTGCCTCTATGTTATCttaaacatgaaaaataatgatttatatACTAATCGTGTTTGTATATAATTCCTGACGCCTCTAGCATTTGTACTTTTTGTTGTTTTCTTTAACCTTTTAACATATCGTGTGCTATATTTATTTCCATGATTACTTGGTCTTTGTAGAGAAGCCATGGCTGGAAAAGCTGTAAAATCTGTTGCAAAAGCAGTGGGAGAATACCAGTTTCCATGGCAAGAAAAGTTAGCAAAGTACAAAGATGAGCTTTCGAAGGGGGTATGGGGTTACTGGGAGCTTGGGGCGTGGAAACCTCTTGGTATCAGTGCACGTCGCCGAGCTCAGCTCCGGAAAGAAGTCCTTCTGGCTGGAGCAGATTGGCCATACGATCCAGAGAGGAAGGAGATGAAGACCAAAAGGAAAGGACATAAGGTTGACAGATTAGCTGCTGAAAAAAGAGAACGTACTTCTGAATTAATGGAAGCCATGCCTCAGATGTTGGCGGACTATAGGAAGAGAAAGTGGGAGAGGAAGATGAAAGCAGAAGACGATGCAGCGAAAAAGGCCATTCAAGAGTAGGTTCGACTTGTACCATTTTCATTCTTGGATGTGTCCTTTTGGTTTAGTATCATGCTGATGttgaaattatattaaaatgtgTCGTATAAATAATTGTTGAGGCCTTATCAAATAGACTGCTAGAAATGGTGTCTTGAAATTGGAAATGTGCTCCAGAATAATGGTTTTGTGGAGAACTTGTTACATCCAAATCTTCAAAACATGAAATGCAGAGCACTCCAAATCTTAGGGGTGATCTTGAGCTCGTGGTATGTGAAAGTGTGTGCATGACATCTCAACATATGTTAGATATGATCAGAGGTGTCATGGATGTTGAATAAATGTGTTGATTAAGCTTAATCACTGTCTTATACAGGCAAAGTCTAGGGGCGGATTATCTCATGTCCAAtattaaaattcatattttgtACGTTATAGCAGATGAATCTAATCCACACTTGTATTTTTCGGCTGCGGGTTCGGCTCCTCGATCTTGGCATCACATTAGGATTGGTTCGTAGGACAATACCTACTGTTTACGAGTTTGTCTATCATATATCGAGAGTAATTATCTCGATATCACATTTTTATTAAAGTTGATATCGTGTGTTGATAATCTAAGTACTAAACATTTGCCACATCAAAGGAAAGAAATACTCTAAATATAGTATTGAATAATTCGCCCTGATAATGCTCTTAAAGTGTACAAGAAAGAAATCGATCAATCGTCCCATTGGCTAAGCAAAGACTCGACGCTTTCGAATTACTGGTCACTGGGCACGCTTGGTGTTGTGAAGTATACTTTTCGTagataaaagaaataaaataagcaAAATTTATTCGAATAGGGTGACCACTAAGAATCCATACATAAATGTAATGAATATGAGTCCAATCACTTTAAACGCCAATATGggaaataaattttcaaaaaatatcagCATTATACTTTCGCAGAAAGTGAAGAGGTTTCACGAACTTTCCAGCTATAAATTAATTGAAGACATCATTATCCAAACATGAAGCATGCCTCCAATCATTACTAACTACAATTATTACAGGCCACTAAACACAATCATCTAATTTACGGCTTTGTTTATGCTAATGTGCTGCATCCAAGGGCCCATgtttttttgagatttaataTAATCTCATttgaaatgagatcatattaAATCTCAAAAAACATGGGACGTTGGATCCCATTCGAGCATGAGGTAGCATTGACAAAACCCTAATATACTACTACACGCCCCCCATACTTTTGGCGCCAAAGTTTGCATGCTTCGACGCCGATTCTTCAACTTTTGCAAGCAATACAATGATTAGGTTTGATTCTTTTGAATTAGTTTGTATCAATCGAATAAAGGCGTTTCATACCACATAATTTGTTATGATAGATACATATTATTATCAATTTATATTAAATACACTCCAAACTTTATTCTTATTTTCTTAGTAAATTAGAATATGAATGGGAGAAAATGGAGTACAAATAATATTGATCGGTTATCCTTATTATTCTTAGGCCTTCTATGGTCTAAAATTGATATTAGaattatagttttttttaaaaaaattttggatttatgcatttattttttgttggaaACCAAAATAAtgtcttatttaatttttatttattttttttttttaaaaagaggaATGAAAATCAATAGAAAATAGCTTATATATTGGACTTGACTCGCACCTCGAAATGAATCACAGTTGGAACATGGCCGTAGCGAGTAGTGATGCTCTTGCTCATGGCAGGAACTTGAAAAATGCGCTGATCGCGGTTGCCGCTCCTCTGCCCTCGATTCTCTTCTATCTTTCCTTCCTTCGTCAATCCAATAATTCTCTTTCTCCGCTCTATCTTTGGTGCTATCACCATCCTCTCCTGTTAGCATTCGTTCTCTTCTTCCTCAACATCAGCCTCCTTTTCTGGGTTGTGGGACTACTCCAAAACAGCCACTGGGTGGGTATTTCCTGTTCATTTGCAATTATGAATGATGGGTTGttgtttaattttgtttttatgtGAACTGAACTAGTGTAAATTAATGGGATGTTGCAGATGATAGACTTGTACTGGACGGCGATACCCGTGATGCTCGTATACTACTTTTCCTCTCACCCGTTAGCTGATAGCAACGTCTGGAGGTCCAGGCTCGTTATCTTTCTGACGTCGGTTTGGTGCATTAGGCTCAGCCACAGCTACTTCCGCCGAGAAAGGTGGCAGTTTGGTGCTCGAGAAGATTGGAGATTCACGGATATGAAGCAACAGTATGGCGAAAAATGGTGGTGGGCTTCTTTATTATCTATCTACGTTTCGCAACAGGTGATCATATTATCCGGTTTCTTAGTTTTTATGCCAAATTTGAATCTTTTGCGGTGGATTTGTTTTAATTGTGATATACTGCTCATGTATTGTTAACTTGCAAGATGCAAATTTATATGATGTTTCCAACTTCTGCTGCTGCAGGTTTTTCTGTTGGGCAATTGCTTGCCTTTGTATGTAGTCCACTCGAAAAACACGCAGTTGAATATCTGGGATTTAGTTGCTACATCAGTGTGCTTGGCTGGTGTAACTATTGCCTATTTTGCAGACACGCAACTTCACAATTTCGTTATTAGAAATGACAGGCTGAAACTACTTGGTCAGCCGTTGGTGCCTGTTCTTGATGAAGGCTTGTGGCATTACTCGCGACACCCGAACTATTTTGGGGAGCAGTTGTGGTGGTGGGGACTTGTGATCTTCGCCTGGAACTTGGG comes from Henckelia pumila isolate YLH828 chromosome 4, ASM3356847v2, whole genome shotgun sequence and encodes:
- the LOC140866074 gene encoding uncharacterized protein, which translates into the protein MAGKAVKSVAKAVGEYQFPWQEKLAKYKDELSKGVWGYWELGAWKPLGISARRRAQLRKEVLLAGADWPYDPERKEMKTKRKGHKVDRLAAEKRERTSELMEAMPQMLADYRKRKWERKMKAEDDAAKKAIQE
- the LOC140866437 gene encoding uncharacterized protein C594.04c-like, producing the protein MAVASSDALAHGRNLKNALIAVAAPLPSILFYLSFLRQSNNSLSPLYLWCYHHPLLLAFVLFFLNISLLFWVVGLLQNSHWMIDLYWTAIPVMLVYYFSSHPLADSNVWRSRLVIFLTSVWCIRLSHSYFRRERWQFGAREDWRFTDMKQQYGEKWWWASLLSIYVSQQVFLLGNCLPLYVVHSKNTQLNIWDLVATSVCLAGVTIAYFADTQLHNFVIRNDRLKLLGQPLVPVLDEGLWHYSRHPNYFGEQLWWWGLVIFAWNLGCGWTFFGALMNSLCLAYVTTLVERRMVKQQHRAEAYTRYQKETSVWIPWFKKSLARKEKET